Proteins from a genomic interval of Lactococcus protaetiae:
- a CDS encoding DUF4059 family protein gives MMILQFYIKGLIISLFLVLIFSALYAFTYLVRNADKPWSVRRNRIFDLILIAILTTPILSFAVLGVLVILNIRGL, from the coding sequence ATGATGATTTTACAATTTTATATCAAAGGACTGATTATCTCGTTGTTTCTCGTTTTGATATTTAGCGCACTTTACGCATTTACTTATTTGGTAAGAAATGCAGATAAGCCTTGGTCAGTACGACGTAATCGGATTTTTGACTTAATTCTGATTGCGATTTTAACAACTCCAATATTGAGCTTTGCAGTACTTGGAGTTCTTGTTATTTTAAATATTCGTGGCTTATAA
- a CDS encoding amino acid ABC transporter ATP-binding protein, whose translation MIKITDLSKEFSGVKVLEHLDLEINEGDVVALIGASGAGKSTFLRSINYLETADRGQLEIDDFKVDFSNITKQEILELRRQTGMVFQQFNLFERRTALENVMEGLIQVKKMSKPEAQKIAEDELNKVGLTDRQSYYPKFLSGGQKQRVGIARAMAMKPKLLLLDEPTSALDPELVGEVQEVIIQAAKNKQTMVLVSHEMDFVFNVATKVLFLEKGKIIESGTPKEVFYAPKNPRTREFLSRHIKNLEVKN comes from the coding sequence ATGATTAAAATTACGGATTTGAGTAAAGAATTCTCAGGTGTTAAGGTCCTTGAACATCTTGATTTGGAGATTAATGAAGGAGATGTTGTCGCTTTGATTGGTGCATCTGGTGCAGGAAAATCCACATTTTTGCGTAGTATTAATTATCTTGAAACGGCAGATCGTGGGCAGCTTGAAATTGATGATTTTAAAGTGGATTTTTCTAATATTACCAAGCAAGAAATCCTTGAGTTACGCAGACAAACGGGGATGGTTTTTCAGCAATTTAATTTATTTGAACGTCGTACGGCACTTGAAAATGTGATGGAAGGATTGATCCAAGTCAAGAAGATGTCCAAACCTGAAGCACAAAAAATTGCGGAAGATGAACTCAATAAAGTTGGATTGACTGACAGACAAAGTTATTATCCTAAATTTCTCTCTGGTGGACAAAAACAACGGGTAGGTATCGCTCGTGCGATGGCAATGAAACCCAAATTGTTACTTCTTGATGAACCAACATCAGCTCTCGATCCAGAGTTGGTCGGTGAAGTTCAGGAAGTCATTATTCAAGCAGCTAAAAATAAGCAAACGATGGTGTTAGTGAGTCATGAAATGGATTTTGTTTTTAATGTAGCTACGAAAGTTCTTTTTCTAGAAAAAGGGAAAATTATTGAATCTGGTACGCCAAAAGAAGTATTTTATGCACCAAAAAATCCGCGGACACGTGAATTTTTATCGCGTCACATTAAGAATTTAGAGGTGAAAAACTAA
- a CDS encoding amino acid ABC transporter permease, whose protein sequence is MKKNKKIIIGLVVLLALIILPMIPFLLIRGQYSFHDFWAMFFTKIFNWSAFIGAFVPIIKLIPKSLEMTVIAMILGLVLGLLLALVRINKIPILNQLRALFVSFIRGTPILVQLYLTYTGIPLILKAINMNYGTNYNVNTIPAMLFVIVAFALNEGAYNSETIRAAIQSVDKGQIEAAKSLGMTNLQVFMRVTLPEAATVATAPLGNALIGLLKSTSLAFVAGVVEMTAQAQIIGGSTFRLFETYLALAFVYWPICIVIEILIRLLENKLDVKMPGDKRKNRAGISLSKNPFDVGIGDGTSSGGQVS, encoded by the coding sequence ATGAAAAAAAATAAAAAAATCATTATTGGTTTAGTTGTACTACTTGCCCTGATTATCTTGCCGATGATTCCTTTTCTCCTTATTCGAGGTCAGTACAGTTTTCACGATTTTTGGGCAATGTTTTTTACAAAAATCTTTAACTGGTCTGCTTTTATTGGAGCTTTTGTACCAATTATTAAACTCATTCCAAAATCTCTTGAAATGACAGTTATTGCAATGATTTTAGGACTTGTTCTGGGACTTTTGCTTGCTTTGGTTCGGATTAATAAAATTCCAATTTTAAATCAATTAAGAGCGCTTTTTGTTAGTTTTATCCGTGGCACCCCTATTTTGGTACAACTTTATCTGACCTATACTGGTATTCCTTTGATTTTAAAAGCAATCAATATGAATTATGGTACAAACTATAATGTTAATACTATTCCTGCGATGTTGTTTGTTATTGTTGCTTTTGCGCTTAATGAAGGAGCTTATAATTCAGAAACCATCCGTGCAGCCATTCAATCAGTGGATAAAGGACAGATTGAGGCAGCTAAGTCTTTGGGAATGACGAATTTACAAGTTTTTATGCGTGTAACACTACCAGAAGCAGCAACAGTAGCTACGGCACCTTTAGGTAACGCCTTGATTGGTTTGCTCAAGTCAACTTCACTTGCTTTTGTTGCAGGAGTAGTAGAAATGACGGCACAGGCTCAGATTATTGGTGGCTCTACCTTCCGTTTGTTTGAAACTTATTTGGCGCTTGCCTTTGTTTATTGGCCAATCTGTATTGTTATCGAAATTTTGATTCGCTTGCTTGAAAATAAATTAGATGTTAAAATGCCAGGAGACAAGCGAAAAAATCGTGCAGGTATTTCTCTGTCAAAGAATCCATTTGACGTTGGAATTGGAGATGGAACAAGTAGTGGAGGACAAGTATCATAA
- a CDS encoding amino acid ABC transporter substrate-binding protein: MRISLKLTFAALALIAAGTLAGCSNSSSDASAKKTTITIATDGATKPFDYSDSQGKLTGYDIEVARAVFKKLPQYKAKFQVTDFSGITPGIDSGRYQMGANDFGWNETRAKSYEFSYPLSKSNNAVLVKSGSYKNLGDLAGKSTIGNPASNYTKSIQDWNKANPDKQIKLSYSADSTSINTRFEQVESGKIDFMLYDKISLKSAIKDTGFEDLKVEDINMDAGDPEHDGYEYFLFAKDEQGQKLQKQVNKALAELQADGTLSKISKKYLGGDFVPKAEMFK; this comes from the coding sequence ATGAGAATATCACTGAAGCTTACTTTCGCTGCCCTCGCACTCATCGCTGCTGGAACTTTAGCTGGATGCTCAAATTCAAGTTCAGATGCTTCGGCAAAGAAAACAACAATCACAATTGCGACAGATGGAGCAACTAAACCGTTTGATTATTCAGACTCACAAGGTAAATTAACTGGCTATGATATTGAAGTAGCGCGTGCAGTTTTCAAAAAATTACCTCAGTATAAAGCGAAATTTCAAGTGACGGACTTCTCAGGAATTACACCAGGGATAGACTCTGGACGTTATCAAATGGGTGCTAATGACTTTGGTTGGAATGAAACACGTGCAAAGAGTTATGAATTTTCATATCCGTTATCAAAATCAAATAATGCGGTCTTAGTGAAATCTGGAAGCTATAAAAATTTAGGAGATTTAGCTGGTAAATCAACAATTGGTAATCCTGCATCAAATTATACTAAGTCTATACAAGATTGGAATAAAGCAAATCCAGATAAACAAATTAAATTGAGCTATTCGGCAGACAGCACTTCAATTAATACAAGATTTGAGCAAGTAGAATCAGGGAAGATTGACTTCATGCTTTATGATAAAATCTCACTCAAATCTGCAATCAAAGATACAGGTTTTGAAGATTTAAAAGTTGAAGATATCAATATGGATGCGGGAGACCCAGAGCATGATGGTTATGAATATTTCCTTTTTGCTAAAGATGAACAAGGTCAAAAACTTCAAAAGCAAGTAAATAAAGCTTTGGCAGAGCTCCAAGCAGATGGGACTTTGAGTAAAATTTCTAAAAAGTATCTTGGTGGTGATTTTGTGCCAAAAGCAGAAATGTTCAAATGA
- a CDS encoding C40 family peptidase translates to MLKKLIFSAVVIISIAAVTTAKSVKADTIFVSTDETSISSIAAVSDSLELLSTTMNQTVSAVSKAKENQSIPASAKGQSDADKLVNTAKKYIGVPYVWGGTTPAGFDCSGFTSYVYRNALGKEIGRTTWNQISNGKKVPLNQAKIGDLIIFYGGSHVGLYLGNGQIIHAPEPGQSVKISSISEMSADYALQF, encoded by the coding sequence ATGTTAAAAAAATTAATATTTTCAGCGGTAGTTATAATAAGTATAGCTGCTGTAACAACTGCAAAATCTGTCAAAGCTGATACTATTTTTGTCAGTACTGATGAAACTTCTATAAGTTCAATCGCAGCTGTATCAGATTCTTTAGAGTTGCTGTCAACAACAATGAATCAAACCGTGAGCGCAGTTTCTAAAGCAAAAGAGAATCAGTCAATCCCTGCTAGTGCAAAGGGGCAGAGTGATGCAGATAAGCTAGTAAATACAGCAAAAAAATATATAGGTGTTCCATATGTTTGGGGAGGAACGACTCCAGCAGGATTTGATTGTTCAGGATTTACAAGTTACGTTTATCGTAATGCGCTTGGAAAAGAAATTGGGCGCACGACTTGGAATCAGATTTCAAATGGGAAAAAAGTTCCTTTAAATCAAGCTAAAATAGGTGATTTAATCATTTTTTATGGTGGAAGTCATGTTGGGCTTTATTTAGGAAATGGTCAAATTATTCATGCACCAGAACCAGGACAAAGTGTAAAGATTAGTTCAATTTCAGAGATGTCAGCAGATTATGCCCTACAATTTTAA
- a CDS encoding formate--tetrahydrofolate ligase, with the protein MKSDIEIAQATTIQPITSIAEKIGLNFDDIELYGKYKAKIPLETLEKFEKNQEGKLVLVTSINPTPAGEGKSTVTVGLADAFSRLGESVMVALREPSLGPVMGVKGGAAGGGYAQVLPMEDINLHFTGDIHAITTANNAIAAFLDNSLHQGNPLNIDPRRVIWKRVLDLNDRALRHITIGLGGPLNGVPREDGFDITVASEIMAVLCLATSLEDLKYRISKIVVAQNYDRKPVTVGELGVAGSIAMLLKDALKPNLVQTIEGTPALIHGGPFANIAHGCNSVLATKTALQLSDIVITEAGFGADLGGEKFLDIKTRQLGKTPDAVVIVATIRALKMHGGVDKKELTKENVEAVKIGFANLKRHIENMQSYGLPVIVAINQFAADTEAEIEMLSALTESLSVPISLTQVFEKGGEGGLDLARQLKKLLQEKSNFSYLYALESPISEKINKIVTEIYGGYKVNFSAKAKRQMREIEENGWTNLPICMAKTQYSFSDNPNLLAAPEGFEITVRELIPKIGAGFIVALLGDIMTMPGLPKRPAALNMDVSNDGKISGLF; encoded by the coding sequence ATGAAATCTGATATTGAAATTGCTCAAGCAACAACCATCCAACCGATTACTTCAATTGCTGAAAAAATTGGCTTAAACTTTGATGATATTGAACTTTATGGAAAATATAAGGCGAAAATACCACTTGAAACATTAGAAAAATTTGAAAAAAATCAAGAAGGAAAATTGGTGCTTGTAACATCAATCAATCCAACCCCTGCAGGGGAAGGGAAATCTACCGTGACAGTTGGTCTTGCGGATGCTTTTTCGCGTCTTGGTGAATCAGTAATGGTTGCACTTCGTGAGCCGTCTCTTGGTCCTGTAATGGGAGTTAAAGGTGGAGCGGCAGGTGGCGGTTACGCTCAGGTTTTGCCGATGGAAGACATTAATTTGCATTTTACTGGCGATATTCACGCGATTACAACAGCAAATAATGCGATTGCAGCTTTTCTTGATAACTCGCTTCATCAGGGAAATCCTTTGAATATTGATCCACGTCGAGTGATTTGGAAACGAGTTTTGGATTTGAATGACCGTGCGCTTCGTCATATAACCATTGGTCTTGGAGGACCTTTGAATGGTGTTCCACGTGAAGATGGTTTTGATATTACGGTAGCTAGTGAAATCATGGCAGTGCTCTGCCTTGCAACATCATTGGAAGATTTGAAGTATCGTATTTCAAAAATTGTTGTAGCACAAAATTATGATCGTAAGCCTGTCACAGTTGGGGAATTAGGGGTTGCAGGAAGTATTGCGATGCTCTTAAAAGATGCATTGAAACCTAATTTGGTACAGACAATTGAGGGAACACCAGCGCTTATTCATGGTGGTCCATTTGCTAATATTGCGCATGGATGTAACTCTGTTTTGGCGACAAAAACAGCTTTACAACTGTCAGATATAGTGATTACGGAAGCTGGTTTTGGAGCAGACCTTGGCGGTGAAAAATTCCTAGATATTAAGACACGCCAGCTTGGGAAGACTCCTGATGCCGTTGTTATTGTAGCAACGATTAGGGCACTTAAAATGCATGGTGGTGTTGATAAGAAAGAGTTAACCAAGGAGAATGTTGAGGCAGTAAAAATTGGTTTTGCCAATCTTAAACGTCATATTGAAAATATGCAATCTTATGGTTTGCCAGTAATCGTGGCAATTAATCAATTTGCAGCAGATACAGAAGCTGAAATTGAAATGCTATCAGCACTGACAGAAAGTTTGTCAGTACCGATTTCGCTGACACAAGTTTTTGAGAAAGGTGGGGAAGGTGGTCTTGACCTTGCTCGTCAACTCAAAAAATTATTACAAGAAAAATCTAATTTTAGTTATCTTTATGCTCTTGAAAGCCCTATCTCTGAAAAAATTAACAAAATAGTGACAGAAATTTATGGCGGTTACAAAGTGAATTTTTCTGCAAAAGCTAAGAGGCAAATGAGAGAAATTGAAGAAAATGGTTGGACTAATCTTCCCATTTGTATGGCAAAAACTCAGTATTCATTTTCAGATAATCCGAATCTTCTTGCAGCACCAGAAGGCTTTGAAATCACAGTAAGAGAGCTAATTCCAAAAATTGGTGCAGGATTTATCGTTGCATTATTGGGGGATATAATGACAATGCCAGGGCTTCCTAAACGTCCAGCAGCACTTAATATGGATGTATCTAACGATGGAAAAATCTCAGGATTATTTTAA
- a CDS encoding ASCH domain-containing protein, with translation MKYEKFIREAGLSIDDFRMAWAFANDEIIENPEIADELASLVLAGKKTATASALAGYEENEDLPQVDGKFELILDGKGEPVAAIQTTKVYVEKFANVSAEHAYKEGEGDRTLEYWRQAHEKFWRQYDLFSPEMDVVCEEFEVLYKK, from the coding sequence ATGAAATATGAAAAATTTATAAGGGAAGCTGGGCTGAGTATTGATGATTTTCGGATGGCTTGGGCTTTTGCAAATGATGAGATTATCGAAAACCCTGAAATAGCAGATGAACTTGCTTCATTGGTGTTGGCAGGTAAAAAAACAGCAACGGCTAGCGCACTTGCAGGTTATGAAGAAAATGAAGACTTACCTCAAGTTGATGGTAAGTTTGAGCTTATCTTAGATGGCAAAGGTGAACCAGTAGCAGCAATCCAAACAACCAAAGTTTATGTTGAAAAGTTTGCAAATGTCAGTGCAGAACACGCTTACAAAGAAGGTGAAGGAGACAGAACTTTGGAATATTGGAGACAAGCGCATGAGAAGTTTTGGCGGCAATATGATTTGTTTTCGCCAGAGATGGATGTTGTATGTGAAGAATTTGAAGTTCTATACAAAAAATGA
- a CDS encoding ASCH domain-containing protein: protein MKYEEFIREAQLNPKKFRMAFAFENEFNNKIEDKEAANFNAYLVLKGWKTTTTSSVPDFEAMQPKLAVDGKYDIVLDGEGKPVAAIQFIKIEKLKFSEVPEEFAKKDGESDSLEQWRRLIRTMLEEREQYFPEMDIICLEFKKIYPEN from the coding sequence ATTTCGCATGGCTTTTGCTTTCGAGAATGAATTTAATAATAAAATCGAAGACAAAGAAGCAGCAAATTTTAATGCCTACCTTGTATTAAAGGGCTGGAAGACGACAACGACAAGTTCTGTGCCAGATTTTGAAGCAATGCAACCCAAATTAGCTGTGGATGGAAAATATGATATTGTATTAGATGGTGAAGGTAAGCCAGTAGCAGCGATTCAATTTATCAAAATTGAGAAACTTAAATTTTCAGAGGTGCCAGAAGAATTTGCTAAGAAAGATGGAGAAAGTGACAGCCTTGAGCAGTGGCGACGGTTGATTCGTACGATGCTTGAAGAACGGGAGCAATATTTTCCTGAAATGGATATTATTTGCCTTGAATTTAAGAAAATATATCCAGAAAATTGA